A single window of Thalassomonas viridans DNA harbors:
- a CDS encoding LysE/ArgO family amino acid transporter, translated as MSILPFIQGFGLGASMIIPIGAQNSFIINQGIKRNHHLTAATICIFCDISLFMLGVFGGAELIGTNDILFTLITWAGILFLLGYGALSLKAAINAATTINRGEGNNQSFKAVVLTTLAVTLLNPHVYLDTVVILGSVGSQFSGAEKPWYLLGLMLASILWFYGLSVFAAKFSPVLGQKRVKQGIDIAIAIIMWLIAWSLLANWLAR; from the coding sequence ATGAGCATTTTACCTTTTATCCAGGGCTTCGGCCTGGGCGCCAGTATGATCATCCCCATAGGCGCGCAAAATTCTTTTATTATCAACCAGGGGATCAAGCGCAACCATCACCTGACGGCCGCGACTATCTGCATATTTTGCGATATCAGTTTGTTTATGCTCGGTGTCTTTGGCGGCGCCGAGCTGATAGGAACAAACGATATCCTGTTTACCCTGATCACCTGGGCGGGCATACTGTTTTTACTGGGGTACGGGGCCTTATCGTTAAAAGCTGCCATCAACGCCGCAACCACAATCAACCGGGGAGAGGGAAATAATCAGTCATTTAAAGCCGTGGTCCTGACCACTTTGGCGGTGACCCTGCTTAATCCCCATGTGTATCTGGATACTGTGGTGATCCTCGGCAGTGTCGGCAGCCAATTCTCCGGCGCCGAAAAGCCCTGGTACCTGCTGGGACTTATGCTGGCTTCCATCCTCTGGTTTTACGGCTTATCTGTCTTTGCCGCCAAATTTTCCCCTGTGCTGGGGCAAAAAAGGGTCAAACAGGGCATAGATATCGCCATCGCCATTATTATGTGGCTGATTGCCTGGTCGCTGCTGGCTAACTGGCTGGCCCGTTAG
- a CDS encoding DUF748 domain-containing protein, with amino-acid sequence MRTIAIKITKIILLLFLGLYCLIWLLSPAASRYFIADMLVPQNLVLSDDTSIRYNPFLSKLSVSNLTLHPAADREKQLFRLDSLVVRIRLYQLLFDRIHINEFNLDGLFLDISQKGDSFEVAGFAVPAADKAGEDGEQEQEKEFPYTLELPALKVKNSTLAVNLPQGQHELVIDSLELADVEATANRQDFSVALNAKVNQAPLTLGLDGIIRQETAAIEADLALEDFDLTRLSPWLPEGIFLHSGVLDYRTNLHVQSNKKDKLKLDFKETGLVIDTLHLEQEQTHFTLSKQLLESKALDLALVFGAPEGSLPVIKGDANLVLTDARGYHREAQNQLMAFETLKLDNILLAVTENIPALRMDEITLTGASFSDFTDNELPAIARISSLAVKEVQASPGGLSINKIGLGSFELDLSLDENKNLENLVKLSSAQAVEEAPGPEKQVQGKEKAAQQSAAPGQDFALVMNEFVLEQDSHIRFTDRSVKPAYKRDFIISTLEAGPVNNQQPETRTAFKLTGKSNKYAKFDLSGYTSPFLPEPVYKLSGGFREISLPAISAYIKDALQHELQSGQLDLGVDVTLTGEEIDGHTDILLRGIELTSADDHQVDSLKDQTAIPFNVALGMLKDSDGNVELDIPLSGNTSDPSFGFSGFLTLLTKQAVMRATREYLMTTFVPYANVVSITLSAGEYLLKVRFNDLLLSPGVSEFAQDHTAFFNEFATLMKDKPDTRVTLCAVATAQDIGLPVGTEELTEAELRTLNELSLKRLNHFKSYMVEQEQIDSSRLLLCNPQVDLSSEARPRLTFAT; translated from the coding sequence ATGCGTACGATCGCAATAAAAATAACAAAAATTATCCTTTTACTTTTCCTTGGCTTATATTGCCTTATCTGGTTACTGTCACCGGCGGCCAGCCGTTATTTTATTGCCGATATGCTGGTGCCGCAGAACCTGGTGTTATCGGATGACACCAGTATCCGCTATAACCCTTTCCTGTCTAAATTGAGCGTCAGCAATTTAACCCTGCATCCGGCGGCTGACCGGGAAAAACAGCTTTTCCGCCTGGATAGCCTGGTGGTGCGTATTCGCCTGTATCAGTTATTGTTCGACCGCATCCATATCAATGAATTTAACCTTGATGGTTTATTCCTGGATATCAGCCAAAAGGGCGACAGCTTTGAAGTTGCCGGCTTTGCGGTGCCAGCTGCAGATAAGGCCGGGGAAGATGGCGAGCAGGAGCAGGAAAAGGAGTTCCCTTATACTTTGGAGCTGCCTGCACTTAAGGTGAAAAATTCCACCCTGGCGGTTAATCTGCCCCAGGGGCAGCATGAGTTAGTTATCGACAGCCTGGAACTTGCTGATGTCGAGGCGACGGCAAACCGCCAGGATTTTTCTGTTGCCCTTAACGCTAAAGTGAACCAGGCGCCTTTAACCCTGGGACTCGATGGCATCATCAGACAAGAAACGGCGGCAATTGAAGCCGATCTTGCACTGGAAGATTTTGATTTGACCCGGCTGTCCCCCTGGCTCCCCGAAGGCATATTCCTGCACTCGGGTGTGTTGGACTACCGGACAAATCTGCACGTGCAGAGCAATAAGAAGGACAAGCTTAAACTTGACTTTAAGGAGACGGGCCTGGTTATAGATACCTTGCACCTTGAGCAGGAACAGACCCATTTTACGCTATCAAAACAATTGCTTGAGTCTAAGGCGCTTGACCTGGCGCTGGTTTTCGGCGCGCCTGAAGGTTCGCTGCCTGTGATTAAAGGGGACGCCAATTTGGTACTAACGGACGCCAGGGGTTATCACCGGGAGGCGCAGAATCAGCTGATGGCCTTTGAAACGCTGAAGCTGGATAATATCCTGCTGGCGGTCACAGAAAATATTCCCGCCCTCAGGATGGATGAAATAACCTTAACCGGGGCGAGTTTTTCCGATTTTACCGATAATGAATTGCCGGCTATCGCCAGGATAAGCTCACTTGCGGTAAAGGAAGTCCAGGCTTCACCTGGCGGCCTGAGTATCAACAAGATCGGTCTGGGCAGTTTTGAGCTGGACCTTTCCCTTGATGAAAACAAAAACCTTGAAAACCTGGTTAAGCTTTCCTCCGCACAGGCTGTAGAAGAAGCCCCAGGGCCGGAAAAACAGGTGCAGGGTAAGGAGAAAGCAGCGCAGCAATCAGCGGCGCCGGGGCAGGATTTTGCCCTGGTGATGAATGAATTTGTCCTGGAGCAGGACAGCCATATCCGCTTCACCGACCGGAGTGTCAAACCCGCCTATAAACGGGATTTTATCATCAGCACCTTAGAGGCGGGGCCGGTGAATAACCAGCAGCCTGAGACAAGAACGGCCTTTAAGCTAACGGGTAAAAGTAACAAGTATGCCAAATTTGACTTGTCGGGTTATACCAGTCCTTTCTTGCCGGAGCCGGTTTATAAGCTCAGCGGCGGCTTCCGGGAAATCAGCCTGCCGGCAATCTCCGCTTATATTAAAGACGCCCTGCAGCACGAGCTACAAAGCGGCCAGCTGGATCTGGGAGTGGATGTGACCTTAACCGGTGAAGAAATTGACGGCCATACCGATATCCTGTTGCGCGGGATAGAATTGACTTCGGCCGACGACCACCAGGTAGACAGCTTAAAAGATCAAACCGCTATCCCTTTTAATGTCGCCCTGGGCATGCTTAAGGACAGCGACGGCAATGTTGAACTGGATATCCCGTTATCCGGCAATACCAGTGATCCTTCCTTCGGTTTTTCCGGCTTTTTAACCTTGTTGACCAAACAGGCGGTCATGAGGGCCACCAGGGAGTATTTAATGACCACTTTCGTGCCTTATGCCAATGTGGTTTCCATTACCCTGTCGGCCGGGGAATACCTGCTAAAAGTCCGCTTTAACGACCTGTTGCTCTCTCCCGGGGTAAGCGAGTTCGCCCAGGACCATACCGCTTTTTTCAACGAGTTTGCTACCCTGATGAAGGACAAGCCGGATACCCGGGTCACCCTGTGCGCCGTTGCCACCGCACAGGATATCGGCTTGCCTGTGGGCACCGAGGAGCTGACAGAAGCCGAGCTTAGAACCTTAAATGAACTGTCGCTAAAACGCCTTAACCACTTTAAAAGCTATATGGTGGAGCAGGAGCAGATAGACTCCAGCCGTTTATTGTTGTGTAACCCGCAGGTGGATCTGTCGTCGGAAGCCCGGCCGAGGCTCACTTTCGCCACCTGA
- the prsT gene encoding XrtA/PEP-CTERM system TPR-repeat protein PrsT, whose translation MAKRQIKLIQQIFLIFILGCFVNVKTLAFTEQQANQAYEDALRSFAQSDLNTAVVFLKNSLKNNPNHLPSKILMAEVLIAQGDGAAAEIELTYALKHGADEKRILPLMLEALLLQKKYEPVVASNFPPGSNARLKSKIAMLKGQAFVAQKKYVRAEQSFRQALEYNGNNVLAILGRAQVALLRENLRQAREHAELALAKAPTNTNALLMLANIEQMQGGAEAALAKINEVIALNRENFPALLMRAGLLIDKGQYQAALLDVTVITNQIPNEPRANYLKAIINIALGNQAESEATIEHLNTVLTGVPDEVMQANPVYYYLAGVISYGQGQYLKARDALRKYYDINKEDTRALKLLAKTEFKLNEPFSAKSYLVKARLINPGDVETWSLLGRAYMATGAAEKAERYFLDVIRALPRESGAHLDIARLYLSRGQAEQAIGHLQQAEGLANAQTDKADLYLLFTRAYQDNQQLELALGSVDKAIALREQDSFLHQLKGSLLGLNGEHEKARFAFEQALKLDADNYQAVLHLARMDMLSGRIKQSNRRLHQYLEQNNPNTTLMLELADNYLRLNEPANALTWLEKAYAQDRGNNVALSRLADYHTKLNDIDRALELVEEYLNRFNKDAEIQLLAAGLYLKSKQNDKALQAHQLAVKHSVEKGQALLALAKTQVLFGENDNAITNLEKAITRDSTLVPAYLQLIDIYQKRKDFDNAMATIRQLEQVMPKNGLISALKGDTYRLNGQYAQAIAVYREALTSSASQQATLGLYRVYQEQGQYRQAVDLLEARLKRYPDELLSAIALADSYKGLGELAKAGEFYDTLIARFPDAPVLFNNAAAIYLSLENFDKAAQYADAAYARLPDNVAIIDTKAWVETLRGNYQQALPLYRQALALDVDNMEVQYHLAYTLNKMGRNLEAVKYLKDVLANEQAYAGKKDAEALLKSLEN comes from the coding sequence ATGGCTAAACGCCAGATAAAACTGATCCAACAAATTTTTCTGATATTTATTCTTGGCTGTTTTGTGAATGTCAAAACCTTGGCGTTTACCGAACAGCAGGCGAACCAGGCCTATGAGGATGCGCTGCGCAGTTTTGCCCAGTCGGATTTGAATACGGCGGTGGTGTTTTTAAAAAATTCGCTGAAAAACAATCCCAACCATCTGCCTTCGAAAATATTGATGGCGGAGGTGCTGATTGCCCAGGGAGACGGTGCGGCTGCCGAAATAGAGCTGACTTATGCCCTTAAACACGGCGCCGATGAAAAGCGTATTTTACCGCTTATGCTTGAAGCTTTGCTGTTGCAAAAAAAATATGAGCCTGTTGTTGCCAGTAATTTTCCTCCAGGCAGCAATGCCCGTTTAAAAAGCAAGATTGCCATGCTTAAGGGGCAGGCTTTTGTTGCGCAAAAAAAATATGTCAGGGCCGAGCAGAGTTTCCGCCAGGCACTTGAGTATAACGGCAATAATGTCCTGGCGATTTTGGGGCGGGCACAGGTTGCCCTGCTACGGGAAAACCTCAGGCAGGCGAGGGAGCATGCCGAGCTGGCACTGGCAAAAGCCCCCACCAATACCAACGCCCTGCTGATGCTGGCCAATATAGAGCAAATGCAGGGAGGGGCAGAAGCGGCGCTGGCGAAAATTAATGAGGTTATCGCCCTTAACCGCGAGAACTTTCCGGCGCTGCTGATGCGTGCCGGCTTACTGATTGATAAGGGACAATATCAGGCGGCCTTGCTGGATGTGACTGTGATAACCAACCAGATCCCCAATGAACCCAGGGCAAATTACCTTAAGGCGATCATTAACATTGCTTTGGGCAACCAGGCCGAGTCTGAAGCAACGATAGAGCACCTCAATACCGTATTAACCGGTGTGCCGGACGAAGTGATGCAGGCCAACCCGGTTTATTATTATCTGGCCGGGGTGATCAGCTATGGCCAGGGGCAATACCTTAAAGCCCGGGATGCCTTACGTAAGTATTATGATATTAACAAGGAAGATACCCGGGCATTAAAACTGCTGGCGAAAACCGAGTTTAAATTAAACGAGCCTTTTTCAGCAAAAAGCTACCTGGTGAAGGCGCGTTTGATTAACCCCGGCGATGTCGAAACCTGGAGCCTGCTTGGCCGTGCCTATATGGCAACCGGCGCGGCAGAAAAAGCCGAGCGTTATTTTCTCGATGTTATCCGGGCACTGCCCCGGGAAAGCGGCGCACACCTGGATATTGCCAGGTTATACCTGAGCCGGGGGCAGGCAGAGCAGGCCATCGGCCATTTGCAGCAGGCTGAAGGATTGGCGAATGCACAAACAGACAAGGCTGATTTATATCTGTTGTTTACCCGGGCCTACCAGGATAACCAACAGCTGGAACTGGCGCTTGGTTCCGTGGATAAGGCCATAGCCCTGCGCGAACAGGACAGTTTTTTACATCAGCTAAAAGGCAGTTTGCTCGGGCTTAACGGCGAGCATGAAAAGGCCCGCTTTGCCTTTGAGCAGGCGTTAAAGCTGGATGCGGATAATTACCAGGCGGTGCTTCATCTTGCCCGCATGGATATGTTGTCGGGCCGTATCAAACAGTCGAACAGACGCCTGCACCAGTATCTGGAGCAAAACAATCCCAATACTACTTTAATGCTTGAGCTTGCGGATAACTATTTGCGTCTTAACGAACCCGCCAATGCCTTAACCTGGCTTGAAAAGGCTTATGCCCAGGATCGAGGAAACAATGTCGCTTTAAGCCGCCTGGCTGACTATCACACTAAACTGAACGACATAGACCGGGCACTGGAACTGGTGGAAGAATACCTGAACCGTTTTAACAAGGATGCCGAAATCCAGCTGCTTGCCGCCGGACTTTACCTGAAAAGCAAGCAAAACGATAAGGCATTGCAGGCCCACCAGCTGGCGGTGAAGCACAGTGTGGAAAAAGGGCAGGCTCTGCTGGCGCTGGCTAAAACCCAGGTATTGTTCGGTGAAAACGATAATGCCATCACCAACCTGGAAAAAGCCATCACCAGGGACAGCACCCTGGTTCCGGCATATTTGCAGTTGATAGATATTTATCAGAAGCGCAAGGACTTTGATAATGCCATGGCCACTATCAGGCAACTGGAACAGGTGATGCCAAAAAACGGTTTGATCTCGGCTTTAAAAGGGGATACCTATCGTCTTAACGGCCAATATGCTCAGGCGATTGCCGTTTACCGGGAAGCACTCACCTCAAGTGCCTCCCAGCAGGCTACCCTGGGATTGTACCGGGTATACCAGGAACAGGGGCAATACCGGCAGGCGGTTGATTTGCTGGAGGCAAGATTAAAGCGTTATCCGGATGAATTGCTCAGCGCTATCGCCCTGGCGGACAGTTATAAGGGCCTGGGAGAGCTGGCCAAAGCAGGGGAGTTTTACGATACCCTGATCGCACGTTTCCCCGATGCACCGGTACTGTTTAACAATGCCGCCGCCATCTATTTAAGCCTGGAGAATTTTGATAAAGCGGCGCAATACGCCGATGCCGCTTATGCCCGGTTACCGGATAATGTTGCCATTATCGACACTAAAGCCTGGGTTGAGACCCTGCGGGGCAATTACCAGCAGGCCTTGCCTTTATACCGCCAGGCACTGGCCCTGGATGTCGATAATATGGAAGTACAATATCACCTTGCCTATACCCTGAATAAGATGGGACGTAATCTTGAGGCGGTCAAATACCTTAAAGACGTACTGGCCAATGAACAGGCTTATGCCGGTAAAAAAGATGCCGAGGCCTTGTTAAAATCATTAGAAAACTGA